Sequence from the Fragaria vesca subsp. vesca linkage group LG4, FraVesHawaii_1.0, whole genome shotgun sequence genome:
TCTGTTTCGGGGGAATGGAGGGTTCAAAGTCGTCGATGACAAACGGGGGAGGTCCGTCTGACCAGATTGTCCTTTGGGTTGAGGTCATTCAAGGCTGTGTTTGGTTATTGGGTAAAATTACACCAACTTACTGCGATTTGGTTTTCTTATGTGCTTTTCAGTTTTCATAGCAAAAGAAAAACAAGACATATAGAGCACATCATCCTCTGTTAAAAAATTTGAAAAGCAAGAAATAATCTAATAATCAGGAGTATTCATCGGTTGTGTATGTTTCTCTGCCTCCATTCAATCAATTGTTAGCCCTTTTGTTACTTTAGCTCATTCATATCACTCGTGTGTTATAAGATGAATCCCTCATTCTTGATAGTTTGCCAAACTCAACTTTGATGGGTCAGTGATCAATAACAAGAATGTTGCTACTGGTTTTGTCATCTTATATCATGAATGTTACCCTATCTTTGCTGCAACTCGAAATGTTGGCTATACTATTGTTCCATTTGCAAAAGGCAATGCAGGTCAAAAAGGCCTTTACCATGCTCTTTGCAACAACTGCCGACAAGTTTGTGTTGAAGGATAGCCAAGCTAATAATAGACTCGATCAATCAAGTTTGTGCTCCCCCTTTAGGAATGTGATCCCTTGTTATAGGCATTCAGAGCTTGGCGTCTAAATTTAAAGAAATAAGTTTTAACTTTTAAGCATGTTTCCCATGAAGCCAATTTGTTGCATATACGATTACTAAATTAGAGTATAGTTTTGGTTGTTCCAGTTGTAACTTTGTTTATCTTTACAAAAGAAACTATCAAGTCTTAATAACCTTATGTAATCAAATTTTGAATTTACTCAAGAATTTTTGTTCGTTATTATTTATAAGGAGTTAGAAACATACGTAATATATTAATTTAACGCTAGTCTGGGAGAAACATGATGAAGTCAATATCTAAAATCATATTATGAAATGAAAAAAAAACTAATTAAAAAATAATTATTACCTTAAGACTTATGGTAAGTCGATAAAAAATGAAGTATGTTATAGATTTAAATCTCACGGGTAAAAATATATCAAATATATCGAGCAATCAAGCTCATATAAGTCGAAAAACTCTATCAACAACACTAAGATGACAATACATAACTCATATAAGTCGAAAGACTCTATCAACAACAACTAAGATGATCATACATAACAAGTAGTGCAGTCTTTTTTACATTGATATAGTTATATCGACCACACCAGATTATGCGGCCGCCACCTCGACCACCTAGAGAAGTGGACTTGAGAATTCGGATACCCAAGGGCTATAACTAATAGCCAATCAAACAAACCAACACTGATGAAGAAAACTTTGCTCGGACTAATATTCATTCATTATTGTCATCAATACATAATCAAAAACAACTATCGATGACACATAATTAAAGAGTGTAATGTAAATTATGAAACGTGTGTGTGTTCAATTCTCTTCCAATACCCATTTTTTTTGCATCTTAAGGGCCCAAAATATAATAATCGACACTAGATACAAAGTGCTACTTCATACAATTAAACTCACATATTGCATCATCTTAGACTACCACCCTAACTCTCTAAGTTGTGTATCGTCGAGCCGACCCAACCACCTAGCAGGCTGCTGCACCGTTTAGCTAGCCTCCAAGTGTAGGTTTAACTTTTTATTTGTCTTGTGTCTCCTCTCTTAAGTTGCTTTATTTATTTATTTGTTATAAATTTTGGTGAAAAGAAATTAAAATTAACTGCATTAGCTAAAAACCATTTTCGTCTAATCCAAAAAAAATCATATGAGGGACATTGGGATTACTGACCTGCGGCTCTGAAAATGATGACTCAGGAGTAGAATAATCAGCCACATGTGCTCAGTTTCCCGATGTCCCTTACAAGAACTGCAACAGAATTAGTCGTCATGCCAACGATTCTGAACTTTACCCCATTTGGCATTTGCACAGTTGCACTCCCGGTTAAGACTCGAATTGACCCATCAACCTCTATAATTTATGTACCTTCGTCTGGGTTTTTGGTAGGGATCAAAAAACCCAGAAGGTCATACTTGGCATTTATGATTTCAATATGGGGATGTCAAAATCACCATGGCAGTAATTAAGCATGGTAATTCCACAATACCCAGAAAGGGAGCCATTTGGTGCCAGAACGTTATTAGGATGATTAATTAAGGGTGTACGTGTTAATTATGTGTTTAATCCATGCTTAAACAATACCATAAGCCTAAAATGAGGGATAAATAAATGAGAAAAAAGAGGAACCTTGTTGTCTTTTTGGTGGAACTTTGTGGGAGGTCTGTATCTCATTCTTCTAACTTCTTTCATCTATTGGATTCCTTTCTGCGCATTTGCTGTTTTGTAAAGATTAAATATGCTTTGGTTGAACAAGATAAAATTAGTGGGATAGGGATCCAGGGTTGGTATTAAAAATGATACTCTTTGAGCTAAACTATAGAAATGAAATCACTATAAACATTGTGAACATGTGACAAAATTAGCTACTGATATATGATTTCCGGAAAAGTTCATAATGATATAACAGATAAACATCAAATTAACTTGCATCATTGTTTGATGGCATTGTTGGATATTTGCATCCTAGTTATCTATGACCAAAGATTAGTTCGGAACTCGTTATCGCCGATAGTTATTTTTGTGGAAATGATGTTTTCCTTTGTGTATATTGATGTTGTTATGAAGTTGTTACATAGGCCAAAGAAGTATAAGTCATCCTAGATATTGAGGGGCAAATCTAATCATGCTTCACTCATTTATCAGACTTTACCTTCATATGCTAGGTTTTGAGCCTTTATATGACTAAAATGTCTTATCACTAGTTGCTGTTAATTGCTAATAACGGGCCTTGTTGCTAAGTGTATAGTGTTGTTGAAATTTCTCTCTCTTGCCTATATATGAATGATAGTTTGGCAATCTTTGTGGTTCCTATATTGAGAAAATACTTGTCTCTAGATTAGTGATTGCACATACTTAATCATATACATATATGTTAAGATTGATTTGTACTCAACATGGTCTAAAATGTCATAACCCAAAAACGTACACACATTCGTCTATTGTCACCCTTTGCCTGCTTGGGATTAAACAAAGGGGGGCAATGAAAGTGATCATCAAGCATACTTTTGGCTCCATACTATACTTTATAATTTGAGTTCATATCAACAACTAATTTGGTCATTGCTTTGTCTAATCTCCCTTCAAAAGTGGTGTCATTCTGGTAATTGGAATGACTCATGCTGGTGGATCTCCCCAGTGGACCAAACTTAGCTATCATTCTTGTAGTACACTTCTTTTGCCAAAAGCCTTGCTTTTCCTTAAAGCAAGTGAGGTTGAGATCCCATATCGATTAGATTTATGGTGTACTGATTTGAATTAAAGGTTAAACATTTACAGGGAAGATATAATCAGCTCCACCGTCCCTTTTGGTATCCATGGCCTTTTTTTGCAGAACTGAGAATTGATGAAGAGGCTCTTGTAGACCCTTTACAATGGAGGTGATATAAAGAATTCAACCTACATTGTCAAAGTAATGAATATACGTAAATGGAAAGTGACCCACCAGTAAACAAACACTTAGGTTTCTTTGTACAGCTGAATTTTGAGGCTCTATTGGAAATATCACACAAATTCATATAATGCCATTTTTATATCGTTTCGATGAGATATCTTTTCTCAAACAACTCAAAATGTTCTTGATGTAATTTTCTTCATTTAATTTGATTGTAGGCCTTCTTAGATTGATGGTTATATATTAAGTTTTAAAACATTTTTGCTGTCTTGATGAAGATCGAAGGCCTATTAAGATTAGGTTGTATTGAATTCGAATTTAATTAATTAGGCATTGTATTGTTATGAATTACGTTTCACCACTCTACACCATAGTGACCAAACCTAAAAACATTGCTCTAGAACGTTCAAATTTTGATCTTCAAATCTCCAACTTACACAATTGAGCACGAAGTCTTCTTCAAATTAAATGTCACTTATAACCTAATAGGTCTAAACCCAAACTCTCTAGACATGGTGCAGGATTGATTGATATGAAAACTTCCATCATAAAATCTATTTGTGCCGTTGTGAAAACATATCTATAGGTCTAGAAACTCAAAATCATCATATATTTGGCTTGAAACACACAAGATCATTGTTTTTTGTGGTTTGCCAACACTTACGTTCCAAGGCGTGGACAACTAATGTCATCGATGTAATTTGCTAGTAGAGCTGAAAGCCCAATTCAATGAGACCAAGTCCACTCGTAATAGAAGCTACATTCATGCCTTCAGGCATGATCGAGTATATAAGGTAACGGATGAAGTTCAAGCTAGCTAGTGATCGAAATGGAAAAAATAAATAAATTGAGATGAACGGTGTTCTTCATTTATACAAATCAAGATTATTGGGAGCCATAACCTTAAAAATCAAATAGATTGGCCTGTTGTGCTCGATCAATATTATTTTTATGTTACAGGTCCATATAAACTTCGTCAGAATTTTAAGCACGAGGCTCGTATAGAAAGTACTAAACATAATATCGATCGGATCACAAATTAAGTTCAACTATTTTTGGTAAATAAGAGAGGAGAATCTCCCGCCATATAACCCAAGTCCAGATCGAGGCGCAAAGACCTCGGAGCAGTTACCAGAAGTCCTACTCATGATCACTCAAACAGTGACACCCAGCACTCGCAACAGCCACAATCTTCTACATCCCCTACAGCCACAACACGTACTCCATCAAACCCTCAATCCAAGAACACAAACTATAAATAAGACTTGTCCTTGCCTGGTTATCGTCGTTGAGATCATATAACTATATCAGCACAAGTTATTTAGCAATGGCGGAAAGCGCAAAGCCACTGATGCTAGTTGCTATCGACGACAGTGAGCACAGCTACTATGCATTGGACTGGACTCTGGACCATTTCTTTGTCGACGGGGCCAGCCATCTTTTCCGGCTCGCCCTCGTTCACGCCAGGGCATCTCCGGCTTCTGCTCTTGGAGTCGCCGGAGTTGGTAACCAGTTCTACCGATCACTTAGCTTAACAAGTTCGTTTGTGGCGTATGTGTCTATGTGTTAATGCATATGCATGTCGATCATTTGCAGGCTCTGGCGACTTCCTGAATTCGTTGATTTCTGATATGAAGAAATCGGCTAATAAGACCGTCGAAAAGGCCAAGGAATTGTGCACCAAGAAAAAGGTATTTCATTGATGCAGGTAGACATGTTTGCAGTATATATGATCGGAAAATGAGATATTATTTGAATGTTAAACAGGTGGAGAATGTGCAAGTGGAAGTTATGGAAGGTGATCCAAGAAACGTTATGCCTGAAGCCGTGGATAAACACGGTGCAGCTCTCTTGGTTCTCGGCAGTCATGGTTATGGAGCGGTAAAGAGGTATGCATAATGCTTTATTTCAATACGTGACAATATGCGACACATATGATTCAATTCATACGAAGAATAACTATTAGTATGTAACAACTTTCAACACTGTTTTTACAGGGCAGTTCTGGGGAGTGTAAGCGACCACTGTGCTCATCATGCTAACTGTTCAGTGATGATTGTGAAGAGGCCAATGAACAAGCCTGCTGCCAAGTAGTGATTGATATTGGACTAGGCTTGAACCGTTAAAATAAAGATGGATGTGGCTCTAGCTAGAGTAGTACTATTGTGTGGACCTTTTCATACTCGTTCTCTCATCATCATAAAATTACGAACTAGATTCTATGTCGATTTTGTTTTGTAATGTAAATTTCAGGGTAATATTGGAATGGATTGCATTCTTGCAATAATCTTGTTTCAAACTGATTGGCTTAGGTGATTTATCTTTCACCTTCGTCTGTTATGATACTGCACGCATAGAATCATCAAGCTAGCTAGCCGATCCCCACATTAGTCGCAAGCTTTATGCCTATATATATATACACACACACAGGCGAAGCGGAAGTCCGCACTCCGGCTTAAAGTGCGACGTCGTCTGTTTTCCGCCGTCTCATGCCGACGACAGCTTCTCTCCTTCCCGAACGACAGCACAGGCTTCCAGGACGGTTTCTCTTCTTACAGGACTGGCCGACGACAAGTTTTCCGGCCGGATTGAAGCTCTGGACTGAAAACACCATGATTGATCAAGGTTGGCCGGAAAACTTGTCGCCGGCTAGTCCTGGAAGGAGAGAAACCGTCCTAGAAGCCTGTGCTGTCGTCCGGGAAGGAGAGAAGTTGTCGCCGGCGTGAGATGGCGGAGAACAGACGACATCCGCACTTTAAGCCGGAGTGCGGACGTCCGCTTCATATCCTCTTTGTGTGTGTGTATATATATATAAATAAGAAGCACAACAAAGACAAAGCGCTAACGCTATTTCAATGAATAATCAATGTTTTATGTCATATTAGTTACCACCTTCCCAGTTTGTGCAGATCATAGCACATCCAAATCATTGTTTACCATCCACCTGCAATAATAATCCCAGCTGAAATTTTTGTAGGATGAGCTGATCCAATCATTCTGTCAATGTCCTTTCCAATCATGTAAAACAGCACTCCATGTATTTATTTTGTTCAGGCCTTCCGTGGCTTCTCATTCTCATTGCCACAGATGTCTATTTGAGTTGTTCTTGGCAGATGATACAGATGGCTCATAAGTTCGGAATTTTTTAAAATTATTAGTGTAGGATGGACAAGATTACTAGTTGAATTAAATGTGATGTTTTGGATTTGTGTTGGTGTTAATACGAGGCACAAAGCCATCGGTATAAAGACCCTGCAGGAGTCCCACATCGCTGTATGACGGAAGAACCAAAGTGAATAGGAGTATAAAAAGCGAAGCACGAGAAGGTTATAAGCATACCTTTCTCGGCCTTTTGGCTAAGATCAAGTGTAGTATCTGTTCTTATCAGTTTAATATCTGATATGTGGATCAATGGTTCACACGATATTAAATTAATTTTTTAAAAAGGGTGAGTTTATCATAATAGCTTGCTATTAGGGCTCGCATGTGTCATCTTTGCGTTGCACTACCGCAAAGCTTGGCGCACCCTACCAAATCAAGTAAACTGTTATACAGCCCTGTTAGTTTTAGCTGTGAAGAGGTTTGTGGTATGTATACAGATGCCAAATCACCAGAACGAGTTGCACTACTGCTCTTAAGAGGCTTGTATGAAGATACAGAAGTTGTGTTTCTTCCACCAGGAAGGAAGCAGCCTAAAATACTACTGGAATGTGTTGTTGGTCTTGCACGGAAATATCGAAACAATAGTCATTGTAATAACTCTTCTGTTTTCCTTTCTTTTCCCTGAGCATATGCAAACTTATTAGTCACATTGGTTACATGAATCTTTGTATCTGTAGTAGTGAAGACTTTGCCCTTTATGTCATTGATTTGATAGGAGGAAGAGGTTGCATGATCGTTTGTATATTTTAATTATCTTCTGATTATAACATGAGCAGCCAGCATAATCAGGCATGTGGGAAAGGATTCTCACTTCTCAAAGTATAAATCACCTTAGTTCCAATTGTACATGCTGGGTGGAGTGATGGTTAGTGACCCGGAAACCAATGAATAACTAGCAGATCGGTAGTACTACCCTAGCAGTCGACATAGTTGCATCCAAGCAAAACTAGTTAGCAGGTGCCAATATCAGGATTGATATTGTCAACAGAAGCTGTTATGAGTTGCCTAAAAGAAGAAATGAGCAAGGTTAAAAGAATTGTTGGTTAGTGCTTTATTACCAGAAGAAACCCCTACCTCAAACATTCAGCAATGAATTATGCTAGGAGAATAATATCTGTTTTTTTTTTTTTTTTTTACTTCTTCTTACTTTTTGTGAAGCCTAATACCAAAACTTATGGAAATCTATCAGATGTGACGGTTATGGATAATTTGATTTACAAAATGTATTTGAGAGTCATTGTAATATAACATCGTTCATACAAAAGTTCCTTAATTTGACTGCTGATGTAGAGAAGAATACTGCACTTAGAATATATATTAAGGGGTCTCAGTGCTAGAAAATGCTGATCAATGGCAGTTGTGATGTGGTTATTAATCATGGAAACATGGTCTGGATCTATATATGGCAAGCAAAGATACTTTGGGATTTCGTGTTTGACAACATTTTAATGGTGAATGCCTCAAATACCATACTAACGGAGTAATGGATCAAGCAGATTATTTCAGTTAAAGGTTTAGGACTATGGTTCCCTACTTTAACAAGGTACAAATATCTAGTTCTAATATTTTTGTAATCTATTGCCGATACTTATACCGACGGTTTGTTGTTTGTGCTTGTTGTTAGCCATCTCTATTCTCTAGTGAAGCTAAACGAAGAACATGAGTCGATGTCTGCTCCGAAGTTCCCTGGGGAACTTGGACGTGCAGCTTCATTGTAATGAGCAGCAGCCTCCATGCTTTGGAAGTTCTAAATTGACTTCATAGCCGGAGGTAGGAGCTTGATGATTAGTCATACCATCAAATGTTATCCAGAAAACCGGACCTTCCATCTATCAACAACTCAATTACAGAATGGGGTTCCAGTATTGATAGACCTGTGGACCTGAAATAAGACTTAACTAAGGCGAGGCTGATCTTTTTGATGGGTGAAAATAATTAAAGTATGAGTAATAAAGTAACAACAAGTAATCAATATACCAAGAGTCCCACATCAAGTGAGAGCAAGATACTGAGATAAATATGATATAAATGTAGAAAAAATTCAACTATAGAACGTATAAACATTGTTTTGAGAAGTACGTGGACAAACAGAACTCAATCTTGAGAAGTGGTATGTGGACAAACACAGAACTCAAAATTTCGGATTAAAAAACCACAGAAGAAACTGGGAAAAAAGGGAAGAGGATTAAACTGGCCTCTCTTTGCTTCATGTTGAACTTGTTATACCGCTATCTAGACTATTCACACATTCAGACAATGAATCTATGATCGAATAAATATGGTTTAATTACACTACATGATGGTTTAGCTGTATAAACTATAAAGTATGCAACTAGATGGAGAGTGATTCAAACATATTGTCCCATAAAGGCATCGAAATGAAGATCCTTTAGTATGTAAGTTGCAAGGCATGGCATGCATGGGCAGACGTCTCACCATGTGTGAATTTGAAGCTCCTTTGATATCAGATCCAAAAAAAGAGAGCCTCTAGATAAGTTCTCCGAGCTGAAGTGGAGCATATTGGCCACCTGTTCAGTCCTGATCGGTTGTTTCTGCTTGGACAGAAAGAAGTATACACGAGCACAATGAGCCTGTTTCCGAGCTTTAGCAAAAGTGACTCAAACA
This genomic interval carries:
- the LOC101292697 gene encoding universal stress protein YxiE-like; amino-acid sequence: MAESAKPLMLVAIDDSEHSYYALDWTLDHFFVDGASHLFRLALVHARASPASALGVAGVGSGDFLNSLISDMKKSANKTVEKAKELCTKKKVENVQVEVMEGDPRNVMPEAVDKHGAALLVLGSHGYGAVKRAVLGSVSDHCAHHANCSVMIVKRPMNKPAAK